A single region of the Salvia splendens isolate huo1 chromosome 18, SspV2, whole genome shotgun sequence genome encodes:
- the LOC121777442 gene encoding 2-alkenal reductase (NADP(+)-dependent)-like: MGEEISNKQVILNNIVKTSVKESDMSLRTSKIQLKIPSGCDGAVLVKNLYLSIDPFIINRMRPLEGYYIASYTLDSPISGYGVSKVLDSTHPNFKTGELVWGFTGWEEYSLIKDPILLFKAPDKDLPLSYYTGILGMPGMTAYAGFFEVCSPKKGETVYVSSASGAIGQLVGQFAKTAGCYVVGSAGSKEKVDLLKNKFGFDEAFNYKEEQDYNVALKRYFPDGIDIYFDNVGGKMLEAVLSNMRLHGRVALCGMISQYSLEQHEGIHNLFNHLITKRIRMEGFFVSNYYDLYPKFLEMVVPLIKEEKITYIEDIAEGIESAPRALVGLYSGRNVGKQVVVVARE, translated from the exons ATGGGTGAGGAAATTAGCAACAAGCAAGTGATACTCAACAACATTGTCAAAACATCTGTGAAAGAATCCGATATGTCGCTTagaacttccaaaattcagctCAAAATTCCCAGCGGTTGCGATGGCGCCGTTTTGGTGAAGAATCTCTACTTATCCATCGATCCTTTCATTATTAATCGCATGAGGCCGCTCGAGGGCTACTATATTGCTTCTTACACGCTGGATTCT CCTATTTCTGGATATGGAGTGTCGAAAGTACTGGATTCGACTCATCCGAATTTCAAGACGGGCGAGCTAGTTTGGGGGTTTACTGGCTGGGAGGAGTATAGCCTTATTAAAGATCCAATCCTATTGTTTAAGGCCCCTGATAAAGATTTACCCCTCTCTTACTATACAGGGATACTTG GCATGCCTGGCATGACAGCTTATGCTGGTTTTTTCGAGGTTTGCTCCCCCAAAAAGGGGGAAACTGTATATGTGTCTTCTGCATCCGGAGCTATTGGTCAACTCGTTGGTCAGTTTGCAAAGACCGCAGGTTGTTACGTTGTTGGGAGTGCAGGGAGCAAAGAAAAG GTCGATCTCTTGAAGAACAAATTCGGGTTTGACGAAGCATTCAACTACAAAGAAGAGCAAGACTATAATGTAGCATTGAAGAG GTACTTCCCCGATGGCATAGACATCTACTTTGATAACGTGGGAGGGAAGATGCTCGAAGCGGTGCTAAGCAACATGAGACTCCATGGCCGTGTTGCTCTTTGCGGGATGATCTCCCAATACAGCCTTGAGCAGCACGAAGGCATCCACAACTTGTTTAACCACCTAATAACAAAACGGATCCGTATGGAAGGATTTTTCGTTAGCAACTACTACGATCTCTACCCGAAGTTCCTGGAGATGGTTGTGCCTCTAATCAAGGAAGAGAAGATCACATACATCGAAGACATAGCCGAAGGCATTGAAAGCGCACCTCGGGCTCTCGTTGGCTTATACTCCGGTCGCAACGTTGGGAAGCAGGTGGTGGTGGTTGCTCGTGAGTAA